The genomic region GACTTCCTGCGCGCGCACCAGCTTGGGCGACAGCAGGTGGACGCACAGCAGCGCCAGGAAATAGGCCGAGCCCGCCACCGCGAACAGCGGCACATAGCTGCCGATGCTGTCGAGGACATAGCCTGCGTACTTGGCCATCAGCATGCCGCCGATTGCGCCCACAGTGCCGCCGATGCCGACGACCGAACCCACCGCCGCACGCGGGAACAGGTCGGACGGGAGGGTGTAGAGGTTGGCCGAGAACGCCTGGTGCGCCGCGGTCGCAACGCCGATCACCAGCACCGCCAGCCACAGGTTGTCGATCGACTGGGCAAAGAACACCGGCACCACCGCGCAGGCGCAGATGAACATCGTCATCTTGCGCGCGTAGTTGACGCTCTTGCCCGCGTTGATGAACCGCCCCGACAACCAGCCGCCCGCGACGCTGCCCAGATCGGACAGCAGATAGATGGCGACCAGCGGCGGCCCGAAGCTCAGCAGGTCCAGGTCATAGCGTTCGCCCAGATAGCCCGGCAGCCAGAACAGGAAGAACCACCAGATCGGGTCGATGAAGAACTTGCCCAGCGCATAGGCCCAGGTTTCGCGCACGCGGATCAGCCGCTTCCACGGGATCGCCGTCACCGGATCGGCGGGATCCTGCTCGATCCAGGCGCGCTCCTCGTTGGTTACCTTGGGATGCTCGCTGGGGCGTCGATACATCATCAGCCAGGCGACCAGCCACAGCAGGCTGACCAAGCCGGTGATGATGAACGCCGCACGCCAGCCATAGGTGACGGTGATGATCGGAACCACCAGCGGCGTGATGATCGCGCCGACGTTGGCGCCGGCGTTGAACACGCCGATCGCCAGTGCCCGTTCGCGCGCCGGGAACCACTCGGTGACCGCCTTGATGCTCGCGGGGAAATTGCCAGATTCGCCTAAACCCAGGCCGAAGCGTGCCATGGCGAACTGGGTGACGCTGTACGCGCCGCCATGGGCGATGTGTGCGATCTGCCAGATGACGAAGGCGATGGCATAGCCGAAGCGCGCGCCGATCACGTCCATGATCCGGCCGAAGCCGAGGTAGCCGATCGCATAGGCGAACTGGAAAAAGAAGATGACGTCGGCGAAGTCGGTCTCGCTCCAGCCGAGGTCCGCCGACAGCGTCGGCTTGAGCACGCCGATCATCTGCCGATCGACGTAGTTGATCACCGTCGCCGTAAACAGGAGCGCGACGATCCCCCAACGATAGCGACCCGCCCGCGCTACCGCGCCTGCAATCGGATCAGCCCGTCCGTTCTCCATGCTTCGTCTCCGACATACTCTCCTGCCGGGCGGCGGCCTCTATCGTGCCGCTCACCCGAAGTGTTCCAAACCGCGCCTCGACCCGCGCCCCGACCGCCACCTGGTGGACGCCGGTCACCGCGCCTGATGAGACCCATTGCCCCGGCTCCAGCGTCCGGCCGCGCGCAGCCAGACTCTCGACCAGGAACGCGACGGCGCCGAACGGGCCATCGAGCATGGTGCGCGCGCTCGCCTCACCGACGCAGGTGCCGTCGACGAAGGTCGCAACCTGCCAGTCCTCAAAGGCCCGGCTCGACCAGTCCGCCACCGGCGCGCCGATCAGCAATGCGTTATGATTGCCGAAGTCGCTGATCGTGACCAGCGGTCCGTCCGCATTAATCCCCGCATAGGGCGAACTCGCGATCTCGAACCCGACATGCACCGCGTCGACCAGCTCGACGACTTCCTCCAGTGAGATCCGCTGCGTACCCGGGCGTGGCGAACGGCCGATGCGCAGCAGATATTCGGCTTCCACCGCGGCAAAGCCGCCCGCGATCACCGGCAGCGCCACCGGATCGTCGCCGGCGTTCTGGATCTGGTCGGCAAAGATCGGCCCAGCGAGCCGCGGCACGCCCAACGTGTCGCTGTGGGGCGCCGGCACGCGGCCCACCTTCCACCCGGCGACGGCACCGCCACGCAAGGAGATCGCATGGTCCTGCACGCCATAGGCCGTGGTTAGCGAGGTCGGACGCGCGCCCGGATAGGTGGGAAGCGCCGCACCCACACGCCGAGCCTCCACAAAGGCCCGTGCGATCGCCTCTTCCCCGCTCATCGACAGAACATCCTCAGCATTTCGCAGGCATGGCTATTGGAAACCGGTGTCAGGAGCAAGGTAGTTTATGCGCTTGCGGCTCAAGGCGGACTCAGAATCTCTTCAGAGACAGCCGGCCGCGTTGCGTTCGGAAGCGCAGAGGCAGGCCAAGATAGCGTTACCAATTTCGTTGACCGCCTCCCGTCGATGTGCACAGTTTGATCCAAACAGAAAAACTGGGGAGGTGTCGCGTGGCTCGCACGTTGCTGATGGGACTTCTATTGCTGTCGTCGGTTGCGCCAATCAGCGTGGCCACCGCGCAGTCCGCGCCTTCGGAGCTCCGCTATCGGAATCCGCAGCTGCCCCCTGCCGAACGCGCCCGCGATCTCGTCTCCAGGATGAGCCTTGAGGAAAAGGCGCTCCAACTCGGCCACGACGCGCCTGCTTTGCCCCGACTGGGCATCCCCAAGTACAACTGGTGGAACGAGGGGCTGCATGGCGTGGCGCGCGCCGGCATCGCAACGGTGTTTCCGCAAGCCATCGGCATGGCGGCGACATGGGACGTCGATCGGATGCGGGATACCGCCGACGTGATCTCTACCGAGTTCCGCGCCAAATATCTCGAGCGGCGCCATCCCGATGGCGGGAGCGACTTCTATCGCGGGCTTACCGTGTGGTCCCCCAACCTCAACATCTTCCGTGATCCGCGCTGGGGACGCGGGCAGGAGACCTACGGCGAGGATCCCTATCTGACGGGCCAGATCGGCACCGCCTTCATCCGAGGCCTGCAGGGGGACGATCTGAAGTACTTCAAGACGATCGCTACCTCGAAGCATTTCGCGGTCCATTCCGGCCCGGAAAGCAACCGCCACCGCGAAGACGTGTACCCGAGCCTCCACGATCTGGAGGACACCTATCTGCCGGCGTTTCGCACCACGGTGACGGAGGGCAAGGTCGCTTCCATCATGTGCGTGTACAA from Sphingomonas sp. JUb134 harbors:
- a CDS encoding MFS transporter translates to MENGRADPIAGAVARAGRYRWGIVALLFTATVINYVDRQMIGVLKPTLSADLGWSETDFADVIFFFQFAYAIGYLGFGRIMDVIGARFGYAIAFVIWQIAHIAHGGAYSVTQFAMARFGLGLGESGNFPASIKAVTEWFPARERALAIGVFNAGANVGAIITPLVVPIITVTYGWRAAFIITGLVSLLWLVAWLMMYRRPSEHPKVTNEERAWIEQDPADPVTAIPWKRLIRVRETWAYALGKFFIDPIWWFFLFWLPGYLGERYDLDLLSFGPPLVAIYLLSDLGSVAGGWLSGRFINAGKSVNYARKMTMFICACAVVPVFFAQSIDNLWLAVLVIGVATAAHQAFSANLYTLPSDLFPRAAVGSVVGIGGTVGAIGGMLMAKYAGYVLDSIGSYVPLFAVAGSAYFLALLCVHLLSPKLVRAQEV
- a CDS encoding 2-keto-4-pentenoate hydratase, which gives rise to MSGEEAIARAFVEARRVGAALPTYPGARPTSLTTAYGVQDHAISLRGGAVAGWKVGRVPAPHSDTLGVPRLAGPIFADQIQNAGDDPVALPVIAGGFAAVEAEYLLRIGRSPRPGTQRISLEEVVELVDAVHVGFEIASSPYAGINADGPLVTISDFGNHNALLIGAPVADWSSRAFEDWQVATFVDGTCVGEASARTMLDGPFGAVAFLVESLAARGRTLEPGQWVSSGAVTGVHQVAVGARVEARFGTLRVSGTIEAAARQESMSETKHGERTG